The Papaver somniferum cultivar HN1 unplaced genomic scaffold, ASM357369v1 unplaced-scaffold_32, whole genome shotgun sequence DNA segment ttagacttcacggcgttcatcattgaagacgaagaactactaaggagagcttgttaaacttcatcaacaaaaggtatgtggagactaatactcatctatcacttggaaagtttatttctactctatatcctatattgagacaaaattcgtattactttatagtattcgattatgcacatttgagatttcgatctgagtttaacttgcttacatatttctcaaaatatgtattggtaagatttcgcttcaaccaatttcatcttatattcttgacgaaagtcaaaagatgagcatgtgaaaatcgtcgcgtaacatcttacatagtttgtgtgatacaatcatttggtgtagacatgGCATGTTTGTGTCAATATTTGTGATAcaatcgttatgattatttcaataacttcaaaattgttttgatgctaataattcGTGAAAACAActgttgtcatcctctaagaaagttttaatgattgaaatagagtttagaacacttaaccatcattggattataaacattgtATGCATTCTTgtatgtatgtgatccatgaccggaactatagtatgcatacctgttagttgtgaaattccgagtaCCTAAGTCCACATACCCGTACACGTATCGGCGAAGGGTTTAGGTCCGGAAATATCTGCtatgtttggaagtatgcgtacccgtttacatactggcgaacccaaactcagaccgactactttaagtatgcgtacccgtttgcatacttgagtggttaaagttctaaaatcgatttgttcatgaaataaaacatttatataataaggaatgtattctttgtaaaccgtggctataatgttcatgaattgattcgagtgaatcaaaccgattttgcttcaattgtattcttgtatacttatatgagaatatagcaattgaacaactctataactagttttatttgattcatttgaactagttgttgttaagatgaataaggtttatatgagagtgttcatatagctaacttcggttacatttaggtacggttactcaaatctgaatgaaggtacatttcatttgtgtataacaagctaagttcgatctaacggttgaaagatgtttgcttaaatctaatcatgttttcatctaacagtgaatattgaatgctttgttaccaaggtagcattgattgtaaaccctgatttgaaaactatatgttttggggtaaaaactgattctgctattttttggtaaatttgggtgtgttgatgagaaatgaattcaaaccctaaacaaatgcactgcaaaggAATctttttatattcgagagatcaatctgtaagactctagcctaaaccaagaaatggccgttccatattcaattcagtcacaaggtgaaggagaagggttgatcttagggggggaagcgaagaaggtgtttgagatcaggatgttgaattatgaaggtgtggttgttttatgacttatatcagaaaaatggtttctggctacttgtgttgataacacttctgTTCTCcctttgaaataggttgaaaacctatttatataagtcattgagcgcacctgatctcataggaagtggagtaaGTTAAGTAGAAGAGAAATGGAATCGTgtggaaggtggtgatcatcgtgtttccgttataaGGGAAGACcagtcacaccttcacccactactctcattactattaatcgtccgtctttcctgacactttatcgtaatgggcgtgttgcacgccgcacgctgtaaaccaccagaccaataccccagtgagtatcccccagtttgtgacatgtttgatgtctcgagtgaatgggtcaagtcatgtgacttgccactaaaatcagcacatagtgcttttaggttaaattataaattatttgtgaaaccaatatttataaaacatcgcttataatcaatgtgtatgaagcatcgcttttaagcaagcagctgaaaataattgaTGTGCAAGAAGCATAATcgttttagagctcgattgaatcGGTCGCGGATTGAGCGTTTTTAAAAAGGTAGCATGACTGACCACCTTGGAGTGATCGTTTAGTAGCTTTAGGGACAAGCTATTGTTTGATCAATCGCTCCCTGCGAaggaggggtggccggtgatcacaatgctaccctgttggttttctgaaaataaatctacaccatccaactagacTAGAAAAGTtgaatggacgagatgatttgcggcatttACATATTGTCGTTGAcacaattttagggtttaggggacGCGCGGCCAACCCTgttttggctagtcgaatcaaagcGTTGGGCGCTGATTCGAATAGGACGATTGGCTATGTGCAAAGACGAGCCTCTGGTGAATATGatgacatctcctgggccatctaaaattagatctaagccactcgattcggctggcgaagatggatgagtAAGATgttgccgcaaacaccaattagggtttcaaagaagcCGCATCCACCCTAGTTCAATCGAACGATTTGGTGTGCCATTGACTTcctatgagcaagtcgattggTCGGTGGTGAACGCATTGGCACCTCCTTGATCGTTTGGAAcgcgatctaagtcgtccaactaggctggcgaagttggacggatatgatgTTTTGCAACAATAATAAACTGCCgcaacccaaaattagggttttgaaatagtgTGTTTGTCCTAGTTCGGGCAAACGATTAACGCCATATAGGCTTGTCATgggtaggtcgatcgaccaaatGGGAAGTTGGGACGCCAACGAACACGCCAGCACTTCCTTAATCGCTTGCGGGAAAatccaagtcgtccaactaggctagcgaagttgggcgGTTGTGACGTTTCTGAGACCTTTTTGGCCGGTATAGGTCGTCTGAGCTCTCTTCTTCGACATCGCGATCACCTATGTTTGGGCTAATCGTTCGAAGCACTTGTGAATGAACAAAATAGGACTAGATTGACTAGGGCACTATTGGGCCCTCCAGCGGTCAatatggtgattgcctagttcttcCAGGAGTAGTCTATACTTGCtaaatcgtgcggccaaatcgtgtggccatgatcatttttgagactaatatgaacagtctagattttcatTAAGGAATTTAAatgcgttcgatcgcgctaactttcaaTTAAAAGGCGTGCTAACACGCTAATCtttttgtcagagggtggtgtagcctatacgagtgttttcatgcaagtctcaatactgacacttcgggagatttacgctactccgctgcgagtgaacgctaatcgtcatgtcatgtcaatattgagagttcggctgggaacatagcataggaaaatactaggcgtgctatgcattagtaaataatgcgataggttaaaatttacagaatatctgggattgttgcttcatgcaccactctgataaatttcataaatatgttgaattgctcattacatatgtaagtaaagaggtatgaacactcattacttttaaatggtctttagtcctttgcaggatgacagcgctaaatacagggttttacaaatttgaccttgaactgaaaaccaccatcaacattaagtcccctgcttagcacgtaacaatgacattgttgtggggtaagcaatagatggtgacatataAGATGGAATAGAGACGAGGAGAATATGCTTAACAGGAAAAGTTGAATGTTGGCGCCGTGTAGGGCAGCGTTGCTGCGGCCTTGGGGCGGTGGGCCCTGCTGCTCCTTCCGTTTTCGGAACAAAGAAGGTTTCATTCTTTCGTTAGAACTCCGTCAAGCTTTCGTGTATAAAAGGATGCCGgccctcttctttttttttatatctgtTCGCTCCAATTCCCATCCTCAGCATTCACCGTTCCCTTGCCGCCGCCGTTAGCTGTCTCGTCGTCGCGCGTCCGCCAACATCAAGGTACGTGCTTTCTCCCCTTTTCGCTCCCAGTGTATTTTTTTTATATGGATGTAAACCCTAGTTATAGCTTTCATGAACTTCGGAAATTTATCTTCATATGAATGATATCTCTTCGTTAGCGATATTGTAGTGAGCTTTAGAAGTAGCATCGATGACAACATTACTTGAATTATGAGTAAAGGATTATGAATGTCGCCGTTTGCTCCCCctctttttttttgcaaaagacCTAGTTTTAGTTTTCAGCCGTGGGTGTATGCCCATGGtgaaatttttttccttttgttcgAGGGGCGTAAGTTCCCACTCGAGCTTGCTATAAGCGTATGTCGGTCGTGGGCGTGTATCCCGCGGCCAAAGACCTTGATATGGACGCAAACTGGCCGTGTGTGTATATTCCTCGGCCGAAAAATTGACTGCAATGAATACGGCCCCTCCATCATTGATATTAGTTTGTTATCCACATGATTCGATCTCTGAACTTCGACCATTGTTTGCATCAAATTCGATAAGAAGTGATGTGCATGATTCTTCTTATAGCATGGACTGCAATGAATACGGCCCCTCCATCATTGATAAGAAGTGATGTGCGTGATTCTTCTTATAGCATGGATTAGTGAACTTCGACCATTGTTTGCATCAAATTCGATATCCGTCAAGCTTTCGTGTAACAATGACATTGTCCGAATCGCAGTAAATATACTGGGAAAAAAGTCGAtataaagtgctcatatggctaaccattggttaactattgttgaaccaactaagtgtacacgtttaggtacggttactcaaacctaaatgaggttatatttcatttgtgtataacaagctaagttcgatctaacggttgaaagaattagcttgaatctaattaggttttcatctaacggtgaatattgaatgatttgttaccaaggtaactgttgatggtggtttttagcttagggttataatcgtaaaaccttagtatgacgtgacgtcactctgtaaggaaacggagccgtgAGTATCGAAATCCCCACTAGtgcatttattgagcctttcaatagtctacgagaaatttaccatggtaccttttttttatatatatacgcTATGTTCCACAACAGAACCCTCAAGTATCGACTGGCATtgtctccgcacatgccagccacatctctacgccaaaggcattccaaccatgccagctgcaccaccgtgccaatggcatgccaaccatgccagccacacctccgcgccaaaggcatgccaaccattccagccgcaccaccgtgccaacgacatgccaaccatgccagcgacatctccgcgccaaaggcatgccaaccatgccagccgcaccaccgtgccaacggcataccAACCGTGCCAGCAATAcatccacgccaaaggcatgccaaccatgccagacgcaccaccagGCCATGCccccatgccgctggctgccaaacggagggttgcaacaatcaacggccacccttccctctgagatgcaaatctcagacgTACAAGTTCGCCCCCAAAtgtgtggcaacttctggcccaatgccaaattccacggtttatgccaaaaccctaatttggcagcgcctaaaacatgtcaaagccatgtcgtccatgcctccatgccggtggctgccaaacggagggttgcaacaatcaacggctacccttccctctaagatgcaaatctcatccgtacaagttctccaccaaacgcatggcaacttatggcccaatgccaaattccacggtttatgccaaaaccctaatttggccgcgcctaaaacatgccaaagccatgccggccatgcctccatgccgctggctgccaaacggagggttgcaacaagcaacgactacccttccctatgagatgcaaatctcagtcgtacaagttcgccatcaaacgcgtggcaacttctggcccaatgtcaaattccacggtttatgccaaaaccctaatttggccgcgtataaaacatgccaaagccatgtcgtccatgccgctggctaccaaacggagggttgcaacaatcaacggctacccttccctctcagatgcaaatctcagtcgtacaagttcgccaccaaacgcgtgggaACTTATggaccaatgccaaattccacggtgtatgccaaaaacctaatttggtcgcgcctaaaacatgccaaagccatgccggccatgtctccatgccgctagctgccaaacggagggttgcgataatcaacggctaaccttccctctgagatgcaaatctcagccgtacaagttacccgccaaacgcgtggaaacttctgtCCCAATGAcaaattccatggtttatgccaaaaccctaatttggtcgcgcctaaaacatgtcaAAGAGATGCCTCCAtcccgctggctgccaaacggagggttgcaacaatcagcggctatccttccctctgagatgcaaatctcatccatataagttcgccaccaaatgcatggcaacctcttggctgcgatgccaaaacTCCGTAGttcgtgccaaaccctaatttgggtcacgccaagagcatgcacgagccatgctggccatgccaccatgccgctggccgccaaaAAAAAGGTAGCCACTataaacggctacccttcctcctgagatgcagatctcggccgtacaagttcgccaccaaacttgtggcaactttggCCGCAATGCcgaattccacggtttatgccaaaaccctaatttggccgctccTAATGTATGCACGAGCATGCCGGCCACGCCACCATGACGTTCgctgccaaacgaaaggtagacacgatcaacggctacccttcctcctgagatgcaaatctcagccgaaCAAGTTCGCCActgtgccgccaaaccctaatctGGCTACACTGCCAATTATTTGGCCACGACACACACTTGGCTACTCTGTCAATTATTTGggcacgacaccaaaccctaattggccacaccaagagcatgcgcaagctaTGCCGCAGCTACAATGTTGGCTGCCAAcgaaaggtagccataatcaacggctacccttcctcttgagatacaaatctcggccatcgaaggtcgccaccgaaccgGAAAACCTCTCAATATTcacttgccacacatagaaacACGctacatgatagacgcatttatgtgtctatattgttctcaatattctgtattgttagactcgattaagtagttattgtgttattttgtgtttttgtagatgttttacagaaataagcctttgcggcgaaatgagctcgaaaagtagtgttttacaccacaggataatgtaccggaggcacctcagaaattcaccggaagcgtcccagaaatgtaccggaggaacccagaaaaattactatttccaccccaaaattactatttccgccccaattgctaaagggacacccgtacaggattaggggggacacttttcttctcataattcaaattttggaaaaaggcgggaaatttctaaacagttctggcagaatttcgatcgtcaaaatgaagtggttatgggtcgattcaatggctgaaatttggtatagagatgtgatataggttaaggaacatagtatgggtgacatgatcgatcaaatttggctggaatttttggtatgattcacacacccaaaacagagcacgtgtactgtaacacgagcaaaattgaagttttttgtgcatgggggagttctgctggcatTGGAAGAGttttgaggcgtgaataagtgaattggagcgtgctggaccagagaaaacgcgtgaaaagctaaaacaggaaagaaaatatccgaaaatattttctttcactgccgaggatttgtggagttatggaggagattcgatgcatgcttcgggtttaaatagagtccttggaggtcagagaaaggttgtcgagagtctggggtcgagaggaggtccatagaagcagaaatcaagagttgatgaaactctgttgctgctgctgatgatgatgaagaacacgaagaacggacctgcaacagcggtcgtttttctacagtaataacgactcacacctgtggttcgtacatcaggcagtcttattttccacagcgtttgcgacacagcggcagcagtcttattttgtcactcagggtcgtaggtctctggttttattgtatttctcatattctcatcatttgtaaaccatttttgagccataataaattattttgagataatttttactatgatgagttaaaccccaacactgggacgacggaggaggccgagcttcatacatgggtaattttattaattcttttcatgacttttgcattaattttaattgaaattatgatttaaattaattagttgtgattggatttgatgggtcatgcttagcttagatgattttatgtcccatgcttaacatttacacctaatattttgagaatctatcttggcaataaattagagtcgatatatttaatatatttttcgagctattattgataaaagaattattatttgaaccttaagaaatgaatttggcggaatcctagtcccagtacctctctaccaatttgtcaatatttttgtatataatttttataaatctaaaaatccttcaccttcacaagtcttagagttcgaaccttcattactataaccccatcaaaaatctttaatcactacacgttttccatgaaaacactcgagacatcaaaacatgtcacaaactgggggatgctcatcagggtattggtttggcggtttacaacatgcggcgtgcaaaacgcccgttacaagaaagtgtcataagagtgaggtggttagtaatggcaagaaataatggtgaaacgtatcctcattatggaaacatcaattccaagcgttacccgttaccatttttcttccaccactcaatcgcttccacttcttacgaggccagggtacgttttattgtgacttgtataaataggtctcacctatttccaccaaacaacaagttttggtcaggagaatacaccaCACTCACAAATCACTTGCTAGATTTCCaagatacaagtcgtcaaacaactactcttccagaatcaactattctggtttcaacactctcttcgcttccctccctaagaccaacccttctacttcactttgtgactgaagcaagtctgaaatggccatttcttggtttaggccggatttgtacagattgatctctcgaatcaaagtactcccttgcagtacattgtttagggtttagactcgtttctcacctacaacacacgaaattaccgaaatcagcagaaaccgatttcaccctcaaacaattggcgaccacagtggagctcaatctctcggttgcaatatcgatttccaacttCCAGTTTCACCTTTCAATTCTAATTTCAATATGGTAGAACTCAGATCCAGGTCAGCAACAAGCCCTGAAAACACCAGCGCGGAACCCGTCCCTGGTACTAACACTCCTTCCGGTAACATCAATACACCACCTACTAATTCCAGCAGCACGGAAAGCGCTCCTTCAGATGTTGCACCaccaatcaccagggccagagctgctgCCGCCCCTAATGTTTTTACGCAGCCTACCAATCCCAGCAGTACAGAAAGCGCTCCTTCAAgtgttacaccaccagtcaccaaGGCCAAAGCAGCTGCTACCGACCCTAATGTTTCGTCGAGTATGGCGCCTCTAGTTACTCCGCCATCAGGACGAAGAGCCGGAGAATccagaggaagccgaccctatatcaccatcgctgatttgatggaaagacaagaagttatTGATATAGCCCAGACGGAGATGGCTTCGACTCAAAAAGAGGTACTTGTCTTTCTCAAGACCCTAACGGAACGCCTACCACAGGAGTTGCAACATCCAAAGTCgatgaggaacacctccaatacccctggcgTCGGCACCTCAGCAGGGCATACCTTTGCAGACGAAGAAACTCgcgccagaaccccattggagagAAACCAACCGTCCAATTTCGTCACGTGAGAATATTTGGAGCAACTTCTTCGGATTCGAATCAAAAATGATGatatagacatgcatcagcatcaaccctcTTACtcgcctgaaatacaaagaattcctcttccaagaggatgcTCTTCTCCTCAATTTACTTTTTACGACGATATCGGGaatgcacgtgaacatatctctcgattcctggagtccctaggagaacacgaatacaatcacgttctccgtctgagggagttttcgaagtcgCTTACCGAAAGaccatacacgtggtacaacagcatcacaccaaacaacatccccaactggggtgacatggttacggctttctacaagaagtacttcttcgtgtcagagcaagttactctgAGAGCTGCAAGAATTTTGAAGCAagaggctacccactccccaTCTGTGGTCAATAATTCGGAAGGAGAAGCAATGTACGCATATGGATACATTAACCTTGAGATCAAGGTGGAAGACGCTATAACGCAtaacaaattccacattgtcaatgAACTAAGTTATGACATGATCCTGGGGAGCTCGTGGGTATTTGACAACAAAGCAAAATTGGGAGCATCACCTCTGCCAGTGTCGACACCCGAAAgagtttccaacaagccgtccaacctgttgccgtatcaacaacttaccaacgGAACTCGATCACCCTGAGAAATCCCGTTGGCGCtcgctcatagattccaaacgcaagtaagtctgGTCAAACAACCTTATATACAACCAGTCACTTCTTCTCTTAGACCGTCATGGATAATTGGTCTGATTATCAGAACGGAAATtgttaagagatgtgagtggggcacTGGGCCTTTCAAGCATTTCgccaagaatttggaagctgcagtCGAAGATAGCGGTTACACGACGCCCaaagtttcaaattggagacatgGTAGTCAAGGCAACCTCATTTCAAGTCGGAAATATAATGGTGAAGATAGCTATTCGAACTGATTCACCCGAAGAAAGGGAAgatgagccatatctggtggcagatgttcttTTGGGCGGTTACTGGAAACTCATCAACACCGAAAAGTTGGAAGGCGTAACGGTTCACTTTGGATGactcaagcccttcaatacctaaagcacTGTGCTACTTCCTCCTCCAGCGTTcttcctttagtattttcttcagcaatttccctttccactcaatatttgtattccctccaagatgaatgcaccgctTGCATTCTTAATTAAGTTTTCGATTTCTATTTAAAGCATACCTTTCCTTTTAAACGAGTTTTCCGGAtctcaaagagaaaaaaaaacaccaaataaATCTCGAATCATCGTGAAAACATTACCCATAAAATCACGACCAGAAAAGCCGAAACTCTGCAAGAAATACCTTATTCGAAGCTCTgaagggaagaatatacaagaAACCATCAGACGACAGA contains these protein-coding regions:
- the LOC113341857 gene encoding mucin-7-like; this encodes MVELRSRSATSPENTSAEPVPGTNTPSGNINTPPTNSSSTESAPSDVAPPITRARAAAAPNVFTQPTNPSSTESAPSSVTPPVTKAKAAATDPNVSSKRKLLRDVSGALGLSSISPRIWKLQSKIAVTRRPKFQIGDMVVKATSFQVGNIMVKIAIRTDSPEEREDEPYLVADVLLGGYWKLINTEKLEGVTVHFG